The proteins below come from a single Corynebacterium glyciniphilum AJ 3170 genomic window:
- the prpD gene encoding 2-methylcitrate dehydratase PrpD: protein MEKHTVRVHPSAEEFPKKEHLAWKVAEVAADPVAVPQDSADMAVNRIIDNASVAVASVLRRPPSTARSQALSHPYSPGSTVFGVPGTYSPEWAALANGTAVRELDFHDTFLAAEYSHPGDNIPPILATAQHKGLSGAELVRGIVTGYEIQVDLVKGICLHEHKIDHVAHLGPSVAAGIGTLLKLDTETIYQAIGQALHTTTATRQSRKGLISSWKAFAPAFAGKMAIESVDRAMRGEGAPSPIWEGEDGVIAWMLDGKDANYTVPLPAPGEEKRGILDTYTKEHSAEYQSQAPIDLARRMGQQLRDQGQDLSQIESIVLHTSHHTHYVIGTGANDPQKFDPDASRETLDHSVMYIFAVALQDGEWHHERSYSPERAHRGETIELWNKISTVEDPEWTRRYHSTDPNEKAFGARAVITLTDGTVLEDELAVADAHPLGAHPFTREQYIGKFRTLAEGLVDDKEQDRFLEAATNTLELGAGDLNQLTVTFSQDALARAPKITEGLF from the coding sequence GTGGAGAAGCACACCGTTCGCGTTCACCCTTCTGCTGAAGAGTTCCCGAAGAAGGAGCACCTGGCCTGGAAGGTCGCCGAAGTCGCGGCCGATCCGGTGGCCGTCCCGCAGGATTCCGCCGACATGGCGGTAAACCGCATCATCGACAACGCCTCGGTGGCGGTCGCGTCCGTGCTGCGCCGTCCGCCGTCGACGGCCCGCTCCCAGGCGCTGAGCCACCCGTACTCCCCCGGTTCGACGGTCTTCGGTGTTCCCGGCACGTACTCGCCGGAGTGGGCTGCCCTGGCCAACGGCACCGCCGTGCGCGAACTCGACTTCCACGACACCTTCCTGGCTGCCGAGTATTCCCACCCGGGTGACAACATCCCGCCGATCCTGGCCACCGCCCAGCACAAGGGACTGTCCGGCGCCGAGCTCGTCCGGGGCATCGTCACCGGCTACGAGATCCAGGTCGACCTGGTCAAGGGCATCTGCCTGCACGAGCACAAGATCGACCACGTCGCTCACCTCGGCCCGTCGGTCGCTGCCGGCATCGGCACGCTGCTCAAGCTCGACACCGAGACCATCTACCAGGCCATCGGCCAGGCGCTGCACACCACGACCGCCACCCGTCAGTCCCGGAAGGGCCTGATCAGCTCCTGGAAGGCATTCGCACCGGCCTTCGCCGGCAAGATGGCCATCGAGTCGGTCGACCGTGCGATGCGCGGCGAGGGTGCACCGTCCCCGATCTGGGAAGGCGAGGACGGGGTCATCGCCTGGATGCTGGACGGCAAGGACGCCAACTACACGGTGCCCCTGCCCGCCCCCGGAGAGGAGAAGCGCGGCATCCTGGACACCTACACCAAGGAGCACTCCGCGGAGTACCAGTCCCAGGCCCCGATCGACCTGGCACGGCGTATGGGCCAGCAGCTCCGCGACCAGGGACAGGACCTGTCGCAGATCGAGTCCATCGTCCTGCACACCAGCCACCACACCCACTACGTCATCGGCACCGGTGCGAACGACCCGCAGAAGTTCGACCCGGACGCCTCCCGGGAGACGCTCGACCACTCCGTGATGTACATCTTCGCCGTCGCCCTCCAGGACGGTGAGTGGCACCACGAGCGCAGCTACTCCCCGGAACGGGCGCACCGTGGCGAGACCATCGAGCTGTGGAACAAGATCAGCACCGTCGAGGACCCGGAGTGGACCCGCCGCTACCACTCCACCGACCCGAATGAGAAGGCTTTCGGCGCGCGTGCCGTCATCACCCTCACCGACGGGACGGTCCTGGAGGACGAGCTGGCCGTCGCCGACGCCCACCCGCTGGGAGCGCATCCCTTCACCCGTGAGCAGTACATCGGCAAGTTCCGCACTCTGGCCGAAGGTCTGGTCGATGACAAGGAGCAGGACCGCTTCCTCGAAGCCGCCACCAACACTCTGGAGCTCGGTGCCGGCGACCTCAACCAGCTGACCGTCACGTTCTCCCAGGATGCGCTGGCACGCGCGCCGAAGATCACCGAGGGGCTGTTCTAG
- the prpB gene encoding methylisocitrate lyase, with amino-acid sequence MPGLFSSNVTPTDRRTAFRKALTSGTIQRLPGAFSPLVARAIQEAGLDGVYVSGAVVAADLALPDIGLTTLTEVAGRSRQIARATDLPVLVDADTGFGEPMSAARTVSELEDAGVAGCHLEDQVNPKRCGHLDGKEVVPTELMLRRITAAVNERRDDSFVICARTDAAAVEGIDSAIERAKAYADAGADLIFTEALHTPADFEKFRAAVDTPLLANMTEFGKTELLSASTLQDIGYNAVIYPVTTLRIAMGQVEAALSDIAETGTQTGWIDRMQHRSRLYELLRYSEYNAFDTDVFTYTRPDDN; translated from the coding sequence ATGCCCGGCCTGTTCTCAAGCAACGTCACCCCCACCGACCGTCGTACAGCGTTCCGCAAGGCATTGACGTCCGGGACGATTCAGCGGTTGCCCGGTGCTTTTTCACCCCTGGTGGCCCGGGCCATCCAGGAAGCCGGACTGGACGGCGTCTACGTCTCAGGTGCAGTCGTCGCAGCGGACCTTGCACTTCCGGACATCGGACTGACCACTCTCACCGAGGTGGCGGGACGCTCCCGGCAGATCGCCCGCGCCACGGACCTGCCCGTCCTGGTCGACGCAGACACCGGGTTCGGTGAACCCATGTCCGCTGCCCGGACGGTCAGCGAGCTGGAAGACGCCGGTGTTGCGGGGTGCCACCTCGAAGACCAGGTCAACCCGAAGCGGTGCGGCCATCTCGACGGCAAGGAGGTCGTCCCGACCGAGTTGATGCTGCGCAGGATCACTGCCGCCGTCAACGAACGTCGCGACGATTCTTTCGTGATCTGTGCCCGTACCGACGCTGCCGCAGTCGAAGGCATCGACTCCGCCATCGAACGGGCGAAGGCCTACGCCGATGCCGGGGCCGACCTGATCTTCACCGAGGCACTGCACACCCCTGCGGACTTCGAGAAGTTCCGTGCAGCGGTCGACACTCCCCTGCTGGCGAATATGACCGAGTTCGGGAAAACCGAGCTGCTCAGCGCGAGCACGCTGCAGGACATCGGCTACAACGCGGTGATCTACCCCGTGACCACCCTGCGGATCGCGATGGGTCAGGTCGAGGCAGCGCTGAGCGACATCGCCGAGACCGGCACCCAGACCGGTTGGATCGACCGCATGCAGCACCGTTCCCGATTGTATGAACTGCTGCGTTACAGCGAGTACAACGCCTTCGACACAGATGTCTTCACCTACACCAGACCGGACGACAACTAG